One Brassica napus cultivar Da-Ae chromosome C4, Da-Ae, whole genome shotgun sequence genomic region harbors:
- the LOC106395474 gene encoding protein CENTRORADIALIS-like, whose product MARISADPLMVGRVIGDVVDSCLQAVKMTVTYNCDKQVYNGHELFPSAVTNKPKVEVHGGDMRSFFTLVMTDPDVPGPSDPYLREHLHWIVTDIPGTTDVTFGNEIVGYEMPRPNIGIHRFVYLLFKQNRRGSVVSVPSYRDQFNTRMFAHDNDLGLPVAAVFFNCQRETAARCR is encoded by the exons ATGGCCCGGATTTCAGCAGACCCACTTATGGTTGGAAGAGTGATCGGAGACGTTGTGGACAGTTGTTTGCAGGCAGTGAAAATGACTGTGACTTATAACTGCGACAAGCAAGTCTACAATGGCCATGAACTTTTCCCTTCTGCAGTTACAAACAAACCAAAGGTTGAAGTTCATGGGGGTGACATGAGGTCATTCTTCACTTTG GTCATGACTGATCCGGATGTCCCAGGACCTAGTGATCCTTATCTCAGGGAGCATTTGCActg GATTGTTACCGATATCCCAGGGACAACCGACGTGACATTTG GAAATGAAATAGTAGGGTACGAAATGCCTCGGCCAAACATAGGGATCCACCGATTTGTGTACTTGCTTTTCAAGCAGAACCGTAGGGGAAGTGTTGTTTCTGTGCCGTCTTACAGAGACCAGTTCAACACTCGTATGTTTGCACATGATAATGATCTCGGTCTACCAGTTGCAGCAGTTTTCTTCAACTGTCAGCGTGAGACCGCCGCTAGATGCCGTTGA
- the LOC106396701 gene encoding uncharacterized protein LOC106396701, which produces MGKPTAQNNSFINHFSHPHPLQLIPPTSSPPCSACKLTGGNGRIYSCRPCNFSLHESCSKMKQVITHPSHPSHTLTLLVAPVYDGGYFNCDGCGVNGTGFSYQCSLCDFDIHALCAYKPLSIVHNSHPQHTLKLAFHSPYGANKGFSCDICLKIGKNQWLYRCIPCEFDAHVDCINAHHPHLLQHSSSAPTPLAHHAGHPNNRPRPGQMNRPNRPTNNPTRPNRPVGNPNRPIGQNAAVDGPRGQNNNLGCNGSIGPITQSFDQGSMEGSVFDDSAVNEEFDGEVDVEIDYEANGYEGTEDGEAYDEEQDVDGNGLEIVAYGDANDVAYSESEFGGSSDARSQSNELSDQADLYPLSVRTNRGPGGGRKQHSSPNSPAPARSKNIGRNGRGGGRLQGSKNPIENPRGPQTKRLQNVRNNAIRAGGPGGFDRPRDLAAFNGPSGGPSNVIDNGGNNDSYNEVDGNEMYAGEYGATYGDEGDCDFEAGGDFVDDGCDQAYDEDDFECYTDITGGSESMYNEDESYETMDDSQYNDEPNNQFLSMVEPGGGPGMNNQNQYGQTDRPRRMGRYGRGGTTNMNRYGNVNQGTNSTQTRTMGRSVQRRPNGGQYRANGNTMMNSMVQGLCQGLAMNMLAGDGSDVNSGAGDSGGSSIFGGLLGGESEF; this is translated from the coding sequence atgggAAAGCCAACAGCACAAAACAATAGCTTTATAAACCACTTCAGCCACCCACACCCCCTTCAGTTAATCCCGCCGACATCATCACCACCGTGCTCCGCTTGCAAACTTACCGGAGGAAACGGCCGGATTTACTCATGCAGGCCATGCAACTTCTCTCTCCATGAGTCATGCAGCAAGATGAAGCAGGTAATCACCCATCCCTCTCACCCTTCTCATACGCTTACCCTTCTGGTGGCTCCCGTCTATGATGGTGGATACTTCAACTGCGATGGGTGTGGCGTCAACGGAACTGGTTTTAGCTACCAGTGCTCTCTTTGCGACTTTGACATCCACGCGCTATGCGCTTACAAGCCGCTCTCGATCGTCCACAATTCTCATCCGCAGCATACCCTTAAACTCGCGTTTCATTCTCCCTACGGTGCCAACAAGGGATTCTCCTGCGACATATGCCTTAAGATTGGGAAGAACCAATGGCTCTATCGATGCATCCCTTGCGAATTCGATGCTCATGTTGATTGCATCAATGCTCACCATCCACACCTCCTTCAGCATAGTAGTTCTGCACCtactcctcttgctcatcatgCCGGTCACCCCAATAATAGGCCCAGACCAGGGCAGATGAATAGGCCTAATAGGCCTACGAATAATCCTACCAGGCCTAATAGGCCTGTTGGTAATCCCAATAGACCTATAGGTCAAAACGCTGCTGTCGATGGACCAAGAGGACAGAACAATAACTTGGGTTGTAATGGTTCGATTGGGCCTATTACACAGAGTTTTGACCAAGGGTCAATGGAAGGGAGTGTCTTCGATGATAGTGCAGTGAACGAAGAGTTTGATGGTGAAGTCGATGTTGAGATTGATTATGAAGCTAATGGGTATGAAGGTACTGAAGATGGAGAGGCCTATGACGAGGAACAAGACGTTGACGGTAACGGCCTTGAAATTGTGGCTTACGGTGATGCCAATGACGTTGCATATAGCGAGAGTGAATTTGGTGGTAGCAGTGATGCTCGTAGCCAGTCTAATGAATTGTCTGACCAGGCTGATCTTTATCCACTTTCAGTTCGTACGAACCGAGGGCCGGGTGGTGGTAGGAAGCAACACTCGAGTCCTAATAGTCCCGCCCCAGCTCGGTCGAAGAATATAGGCCGTAACGGGCGTGGAGGTGGTAGGCTTCAAGGGTCCAAGAATCCAATCGAAAATCCTAGAGGGCCTCAAACTAAAAGGTTGCAGAATGTACGCAATAATGCAATAAGAGCCGGGGGACCTGGTGGTTTTGATAGGCCTCGTGATCTAGCTGCATTCAATGGACCTAGTGGTGGGCCCTCTAATGTAATTGACAATGGTGGCAACAATGATAGCTACAACGAAGTCGATGGAAATGAGATGTATGCTGGTGAATATGGTGCGACTTATGGTGATGAAGGTGATTGTGACTTCGAAGCTGGAGGTGACTTTGTCGACGAtggatgtgatcaagcatatgATGAAGATGATTTTGAATGCTACACCGATATCACCGGAGGAAGTGAGTCTATGTATAACGAGGATGAGTCTTATGAGACTATGGATGATTCACAATATAATGATGAACCCAATAACCAGTTTTTATCCATGGTTGAACCGGGTGGTGGACCGGGAATGAATAACCAGAACCAATATGGTCAGACCGATAGGCCGAGAAGAATGGGCAGGTATGGGCGTGGTGGTACTACAAATATGAACAGATATGGAAACGTGAATCAAGGAACAAATAGTACGCAGACAAGAACTATGGGTAGATCAGTCCAACGTAGGCCGAATGGAGGACAATATAGGGCCAACGGAAACACAATGATGAATTCAATGGTGCAGGGTTTGTGCCAAGGCTTGGCAATGAACATGCTCGCCGGCGATGGTAGTGACGTTAACAGTGGAGCAGGTGACAGCGGTGGATCATCCATCTTCGGAGGCTTGCTTGGTGGTGAATCAGAATTTTGA